The Halorientalis sp. IM1011 genome window below encodes:
- a CDS encoding SpoVR family protein — MNSDRYEAKRIAEDLEEPVDEASNLAQKLGLQPYPVNYWIVDYDEMNELIAYGGFQKRYPHWRWGMQYDQQQKQSQFLGGKAFEIVNNDDPSHAFLQESNSMADQKAVITHVEAHADFFANNEWFGMFSDDPDAAAMLARHSETIEEYMQDPDIDRAEVEKWIDHVLCLEDNIDQHRPYAPVETDDRDEVLDRDEDVEDLETKLDELDLSEEVVGQVFDEDWLEAQRDEDGEITFPAEPEKDVIGFLRQHGMAYDRDAEKAVTMTDWQKEILEILRREAYYFAPQKMTKVMNEGWAAYHESTMMTKEAFAGDDEFVKYADHMAQVLGSPGFNPYKLGLELWQYVENTENRKEVIERLLRVEDITWRTLHDRVDFEQVQDLIAPDPDLTDVPGSLDDLDPEDPRVDADALDRARDGEIDVETYPWKVLTYEGLAERHYSLVQPQNRGFVSRIGQEELERISRYMFDDSRYDSVEAALSDIDYTRGWDRMFEIRESHNDVTFLDEFLTQEFVDENDYFTYEYTQSTGDYRVTSTDYEDVKKKLMLRFTNFGKPTVVVEDGNYNNRNELLLAHRYNGVMLDVEQATDTLERVFELWGRPVNLKTIVKELDEHDIEVAKRRDREPEPDEQGKLIRYDGEEITTRDLDWDEVEHLAATDVDYDTKPDEWLA; from the coding sequence ATGAACTCCGATCGCTACGAAGCCAAACGCATCGCCGAGGACCTCGAAGAGCCGGTCGACGAGGCCTCGAACCTCGCACAGAAGCTGGGACTGCAGCCGTACCCGGTCAACTACTGGATCGTCGACTACGACGAGATGAACGAGTTGATCGCCTACGGCGGGTTCCAGAAGCGTTACCCCCACTGGCGCTGGGGGATGCAGTACGACCAGCAACAGAAACAGAGCCAGTTCCTCGGCGGGAAGGCCTTCGAGATCGTCAACAACGACGATCCCAGCCACGCCTTCCTCCAGGAGTCCAACTCGATGGCCGACCAGAAGGCCGTCATCACCCACGTCGAGGCCCACGCGGACTTCTTCGCCAACAACGAGTGGTTCGGGATGTTCTCCGACGATCCCGACGCCGCGGCCATGCTGGCCCGCCACTCCGAGACCATCGAGGAGTACATGCAGGACCCGGATATCGACCGCGCCGAGGTCGAGAAGTGGATCGACCACGTCCTCTGTCTGGAGGACAACATCGACCAGCACCGGCCGTACGCACCGGTCGAGACCGACGACCGCGACGAGGTGCTGGACCGCGACGAGGACGTCGAGGATCTGGAGACGAAACTCGACGAACTCGACCTCTCGGAGGAGGTCGTCGGGCAGGTGTTCGACGAGGACTGGCTGGAGGCCCAGCGCGACGAGGACGGCGAGATCACGTTCCCGGCCGAACCGGAGAAAGACGTGATCGGCTTCCTCCGCCAGCACGGGATGGCCTACGACCGCGACGCCGAGAAGGCCGTCACGATGACCGACTGGCAGAAGGAGATTCTCGAGATCCTCCGTCGTGAGGCCTACTACTTCGCGCCCCAGAAGATGACGAAAGTCATGAACGAGGGGTGGGCCGCCTATCACGAGTCCACCATGATGACCAAGGAGGCCTTCGCCGGCGACGACGAGTTCGTCAAGTACGCCGACCACATGGCCCAGGTGCTTGGCTCGCCGGGCTTCAACCCCTACAAACTCGGGCTGGAGCTCTGGCAGTACGTCGAGAACACCGAGAACCGCAAAGAGGTGATCGAGCGTCTGCTCCGCGTGGAGGACATCACCTGGCGTACCCTCCACGACCGCGTGGACTTCGAGCAGGTTCAGGACCTGATCGCGCCCGATCCCGACCTCACCGACGTGCCGGGGTCCCTCGACGACCTCGATCCGGAGGACCCGCGGGTCGACGCCGACGCGCTCGACCGCGCCCGCGACGGTGAGATCGACGTGGAGACCTACCCCTGGAAGGTGCTGACCTACGAGGGACTGGCCGAACGCCACTACTCGCTGGTCCAGCCACAGAACCGCGGGTTCGTCTCCCGGATCGGACAGGAGGAGCTCGAACGGATCTCCCGGTACATGTTCGACGATTCCCGGTACGACAGCGTCGAGGCGGCGCTTTCGGACATCGACTACACCCGCGGCTGGGACCGGATGTTCGAGATCCGGGAGAGTCACAACGACGTGACCTTCCTAGACGAGTTCCTCACCCAGGAGTTCGTCGACGAGAACGACTACTTCACCTACGAGTACACCCAGTCGACGGGCGACTACCGGGTCACCTCGACCGACTACGAGGACGTGAAGAAGAAACTGATGTTGCGCTTTACCAACTTCGGGAAGCCGACCGTCGTCGTCGAAGACGGCAACTACAACAACCGCAACGAGTTGCTGCTCGCCCACAGGTACAACGGCGTCATGCTCGACGTGGAGCAGGCCACGGACACCCTCGAACGCGTGTTCGAGTTGTGGGGTCGGCCGGTGAACCTCAAGACCATCGTGAAGGAACTCGACGAACACGACATCGAGGTGGCAAAGCGCCGGGACCGCGAGCCCGAACCGGACGAACAGGGCAAACTCATCCGCTACGACGGCGAGGAGATCACGACCCGCGACCTCGACTGGGACGAGGTCGAACACCTCGCCGCGACCGACGTGGACTACGACACCAAGCCCGACGAGTGGCTGGCGTAA
- a CDS encoding YeaH/YhbH family protein: MGLKDDLDRYREVGEERRQDLADFIQYGDLGQSRPDEVKIPIKIVDLPEFAYDQRDMGGVGQGEDAEEGQPVGQPEPQPGDGDEDGEPGEEGGEHEYYEMDPEEFAQELDEELGLDLEPKGKQVIEEKEGDFTDITRTGPTSTLDFESLFKKGLKRKLAMDFDRDYLREALKVDGMGPASVFEWARGENIPVSKSWLEEEYAELSSEEKTEWASMDEMDENVDQQSTAERIRREGVDQIPFRREDERYRYPEIIEEKEKNVVVVNIRDVSGSMREKKRELVERTFTPLDWYLTGKYDNAEFVYIAHDAEAWEVERDEFFGIRSGGGTRISSAYELAAEILEQEYPWHEWNRYVFAAGDSENSSNDTEERVIPQMEEIPANLHAYVETQPSGNAINATHAEEVERHFEGSDNVAVAYVSSPEDVVDAIYEILSTEEVEA, translated from the coding sequence ATGGGACTGAAAGACGATCTCGACCGCTACCGCGAAGTCGGCGAGGAGCGCCGGCAGGACCTCGCCGACTTCATTCAGTACGGCGACCTCGGCCAGTCGCGGCCGGACGAGGTGAAGATCCCGATCAAGATCGTCGACCTCCCCGAGTTCGCCTACGACCAGCGCGACATGGGCGGGGTCGGCCAGGGCGAGGACGCCGAGGAGGGCCAGCCCGTCGGCCAGCCCGAGCCCCAGCCGGGCGACGGCGACGAGGACGGCGAACCCGGCGAGGAGGGCGGCGAGCACGAGTACTACGAGATGGACCCCGAGGAGTTCGCCCAGGAACTCGACGAGGAACTCGGCCTCGACCTCGAACCGAAGGGCAAGCAGGTCATCGAGGAGAAGGAGGGCGACTTCACGGACATCACCCGGACCGGCCCCACCTCGACGCTGGACTTCGAGTCGCTATTTAAAAAGGGGCTGAAGCGAAAGCTGGCGATGGACTTCGACCGGGACTACCTGCGGGAGGCCCTGAAGGTCGACGGGATGGGCCCGGCCTCGGTCTTCGAGTGGGCTCGCGGCGAGAACATCCCGGTCTCGAAGTCCTGGCTGGAGGAGGAGTACGCGGAGCTGTCGAGCGAGGAGAAGACCGAGTGGGCCTCGATGGACGAGATGGACGAGAACGTCGACCAGCAGTCCACCGCCGAGCGCATCCGCCGGGAGGGGGTCGACCAGATCCCCTTCCGCCGGGAGGACGAGCGCTACCGCTACCCCGAGATCATCGAGGAGAAAGAGAAGAACGTCGTCGTCGTCAACATCCGCGACGTGTCCGGGTCGATGCGCGAGAAGAAACGGGAACTGGTCGAGCGGACGTTCACGCCGCTGGACTGGTACCTGACGGGCAAGTACGACAACGCCGAGTTCGTCTACATCGCCCACGACGCCGAAGCCTGGGAGGTCGAGCGCGACGAGTTCTTCGGCATCCGGAGCGGCGGCGGCACCCGGATCTCCAGCGCGTACGAACTCGCGGCGGAGATCCTCGAACAGGAGTACCCCTGGCACGAGTGGAACCGCTACGTGTTCGCCGCGGGCGACTCGGAGAACTCCAGCAACGACACCGAAGAGCGGGTGATCCCGCAGATGGAGGAGATTCCCGCGAACCTCCACGCCTACGTGGAGACCCAGCCCTCGGGCAACGCGATAAACGCGACCCACGCCGAGGAGGTGGAACGCCACTTCGAGGGCAGCGACAACGTCGCCGTCGCCTACGTCTCCAGCCCGGAGGACGTGGTCGACGCCATCTACGAGATCCTGAGCACCGAGGAGGTGGAAGCATGA
- a CDS encoding PrkA family serine protein kinase, with translation MAGHDYIDAADTALEETYQEPMSLGEYVDLVLEQPQLASHASKYLLSAIEAAGTRSVIEEGEEKERYRFFDDPHNDGEHAILGNTDTLNQFVDDLRSIAASRGKDEKIIWLDGPTATGKSELKRCLINGLREYSKTDAGRRYTVEWNVAGAGDGSSGMTYGEQPVSDEDDWYESPVQSHPLTVFPDEVRADLLAEINDRLDDHVPVLVEGDLDPFCREAYDFLEEQYRRQDTEDLFSAVTDPKHLRIKNFVVDVGRGIGVLHSEDDGSPKERLVGSWMAGMLRELDSRGRKNPQAFSYDGVLSQGNGLLTIVEDAAQHADLLQKLLNVPDEGKVKLDKGIGMDVDTQMIIISNPDLEARLNQHADREGQDPLKALKRRLDKHEFTYLTNLSLEAQLLRRELTNETEVWTAQTWDELESWIREPLTIRVRDSDAEVNEKELAPHAIEAAGLYAVVTRLDDEDVPSGLDLVDKAMLFDRGYLQEGDERIEMDDFEWDGSARDGEGGIPVTYTRDVIADLLHEEQDRYHADLPVEHVVMPRDILNAMAEGLVDAPVFSGSERVEFENQVVAVKNHVFSQQEDDVLRAIMRDKRVDEETVEEYIEHVYAWEADEGIENERGELEDPDPLKMKVFEIEHLGRFSEDNYDGNDPDDAVEKFRTDKIITALNRHAWHNRDEEFQISDVNPKEIPVIKSVLGTHDWEDVRRTYEDFDPRQWDNPPGGTETASVKAATIENMQELFDYSEASAELTSRHVMSQVSYKWD, from the coding sequence ATGGCCGGACACGACTACATCGACGCCGCGGACACCGCCCTCGAGGAGACCTACCAGGAGCCGATGAGTCTCGGCGAGTACGTCGACCTCGTGCTGGAGCAGCCACAGCTGGCTTCCCACGCCTCGAAGTACCTGCTGTCGGCCATCGAGGCCGCCGGCACGCGGTCGGTGATCGAGGAGGGCGAGGAGAAAGAGCGCTACCGCTTCTTCGACGACCCGCACAACGACGGCGAACACGCGATCTTGGGCAACACGGACACGCTCAACCAGTTCGTCGACGACCTGCGCTCCATCGCGGCGTCGCGTGGCAAAGACGAGAAGATCATCTGGCTCGACGGCCCCACGGCCACGGGCAAGTCCGAACTCAAGCGATGTCTCATCAACGGGCTCCGCGAGTACTCCAAGACCGACGCGGGGCGGCGCTACACCGTCGAGTGGAACGTCGCCGGTGCCGGCGACGGCTCGTCGGGCATGACCTACGGCGAACAGCCGGTCAGCGACGAAGACGACTGGTACGAGAGCCCCGTCCAGTCCCATCCGCTGACGGTGTTCCCCGACGAAGTCCGGGCCGACCTGCTCGCCGAGATCAACGACCGCCTCGACGACCACGTGCCGGTCCTCGTCGAGGGCGACCTCGACCCGTTCTGCCGTGAGGCCTACGACTTCCTCGAGGAGCAGTACCGCCGGCAGGACACCGAGGACCTGTTCTCGGCGGTCACCGACCCCAAACACCTGCGGATCAAGAACTTCGTCGTCGACGTGGGGCGGGGCATCGGCGTCCTCCACAGCGAGGACGACGGCAGTCCCAAGGAGCGCCTCGTCGGATCGTGGATGGCCGGCATGCTCCGGGAACTCGATTCGAGGGGGCGGAAGAACCCGCAGGCCTTCTCCTACGACGGCGTCCTCTCGCAGGGCAACGGCCTCCTGACTATCGTCGAGGACGCGGCCCAGCACGCCGACCTGCTCCAGAAACTCCTGAACGTCCCCGACGAAGGGAAGGTGAAACTGGACAAGGGCATCGGGATGGACGTCGACACCCAGATGATCATCATCTCCAACCCCGACCTGGAGGCGCGGCTCAACCAGCACGCCGACCGGGAGGGCCAGGACCCGCTGAAGGCGCTGAAACGGAGACTCGACAAACACGAGTTCACCTACCTGACGAACCTGTCGCTGGAGGCCCAGTTACTGCGACGGGAACTCACGAACGAGACGGAGGTCTGGACCGCCCAGACGTGGGACGAACTCGAATCCTGGATCCGTGAACCGCTGACGATCCGGGTTCGAGACAGCGACGCCGAGGTCAACGAGAAAGAACTGGCACCGCACGCCATCGAGGCCGCCGGGCTATACGCCGTCGTCACGCGGCTGGACGACGAGGACGTGCCCAGCGGGCTCGATCTGGTGGACAAGGCCATGCTGTTCGACCGGGGCTACCTGCAGGAGGGCGACGAGCGCATCGAGATGGACGACTTCGAGTGGGACGGCAGCGCCAGGGACGGCGAGGGCGGCATCCCCGTCACCTACACGCGGGACGTGATCGCGGACCTGCTCCACGAGGAACAGGACCGCTACCACGCCGACCTGCCCGTCGAGCACGTCGTCATGCCTCGGGACATCCTCAACGCGATGGCCGAGGGGCTGGTCGACGCGCCCGTGTTCTCGGGTAGCGAACGCGTCGAGTTCGAGAACCAGGTGGTCGCCGTGAAGAATCACGTGTTCAGCCAGCAGGAAGACGACGTGCTCCGGGCGATCATGCGGGACAAGCGGGTCGACGAGGAGACCGTCGAGGAGTACATCGAGCACGTCTACGCCTGGGAGGCCGACGAGGGCATCGAGAACGAACGCGGCGAACTCGAAGACCCCGACCCGCTGAAGATGAAGGTGTTCGAGATCGAACACCTCGGACGGTTCTCCGAGGACAACTACGACGGCAACGACCCCGACGACGCCGTCGAGAAGTTCCGGACGGACAAGATCATCACCGCCCTCAACCGCCACGCCTGGCACAACCGGGACGAGGAGTTCCAGATCTCCGACGTGAACCCCAAGGAGATCCCGGTGATCAAGTCGGTGCTGGGCACCCACGACTGGGAGGACGTGCGCCGCACCTACGAGGACTTCGACCCCCGGCAGTGGGACAACCCGCCGGGCGGCACGGAGACGGCGAGCGTCAAGGCGGCGACCATCGAGAACATGCAAGAGCTGTTCGACTACAGCGAGGCCTCCGCCGAGCTGACCAGCCGCCACGTCATGAGCCAGGTGAGTTACAAATGGGACTGA